In one window of Nicotiana tabacum cultivar K326 chromosome 12, ASM71507v2, whole genome shotgun sequence DNA:
- the LOC107762503 gene encoding G-type lectin S-receptor-like serine/threonine-protein kinase At1g34300, whose translation MKALFFIFTIIIITVEAADILPGATLLASDPNSKWSSPNNAFTLSFLQLDPTNQNTYFASISYNNIPIWTAGGTTVNGGAVDSSAALRFLSNGDLVLTNGPSGIVVWSSRTANLGVSSASLDENGNLVLKNGTFLNIWSTFDNPTDTIVPAQNFSKDHVLSSGLYSFKLRNNGNLSLLWNDSIVYYNSGLNSSANVNLTSPSLSMQPIGILSLFDRSLSSPLNVVYSSDYADEGNILRFLKLDSDGNLRIYSSTQGSGTQNVRWAALTDQCQVFGYCGNFGVCSYNETGPACGCPSMNFEFNDPNDSRKGCKRKVDLSNCPSNSTMLQLDNAKFLTYPPELSEQIFSAGISACRFNCLVNGACVASTSLADGTGMCYFKQPNFVSGYQAPTLPSTSFVKICGPALPNPSAVSETVQKKNGGRVPGWVVALVVVASLLGLILLEGGLWWWCFRNSSKFASLSSQYALLEYASGAPVQFTYKELQRTTKGFKEKLGAGGFGAVYWAVLANKIVAAVKQLEGIEQGEKQFRMEVATISSTHHLNLVRLIGFCSEGRHRLLVYEFMKNGSLDKFLFAEDHSSGKLLNWEHRYNIALGTARGITYLHEECRDCIVHCDIKPENILLDENYAAKVSDFGLAKLVNPKDHRHRTLTSHVRGTRGYLAPEWLANLPITSKSDVYSYGMVLLEIVSGKRNFEVSEETSRKKYSSWAFEEFERGNTEAILDKKLSKQEMDMEQVMRAIQVSFWCIQEQPSQRPTMGKVVQMLEGVTEIDRPPAPRATEGSFTGTSLNASSTSAFSTFAASAPAPSSSSSFQTAGFQSSASAKNVDKPSSSLLHSETK comes from the coding sequence ATGAAAGCACTATTCTTTATTTTCACTATTATTATCATCACCGTAGAAGCTGCAGATATTCTTCCTGGTGCAACCCTTTTAGCTTCAGACCCAAACTCGAAATGGTCCTCTCCAAACAACGCCTTCACTCTTTCCTTCTTACAACTGGACCCCACAAACCAAAACACCTATTTTGCTTCCATTTCTTACAACAACATACCCATTTGGACAGCCGGCGGCACCACCGTCAACGGTGGCGCAGTTGATTCCTCCGCCGCACTCCGGTTCTTGTCCAACGGTGACCTTGTGCTCACAAATGGACCTTCAGGTATTGTTGTGTGGAGCTCAAGAACTGCAAATCTTGGTGTTTCCTCAGCTTCTCTTGATGAAAATGGTAATCTTGTACTTAAAAATGGTACCTTTTTAAACATTTGGTCTACTTTTGATAACCCAACTGATACTATTGTACCTGCTCAGAATTTCAGTAAAGATCATGTTTTGTCATCTGGGTTGTATTCTTTTAAGCTTAGGAATAATGGGAACTTGTCACTTTTGTGGAATGACTCTATAGTATATTATAATTCTGGGTTGAATTCTTCCGCTAATGTGAACTTGACTTCTCCTAGTTTGAGTATGCAGCCTATTGGGATTCTTTCACTTTTTGATCGTAGCCTTTCAAGTCCTTTAAATGTTGTTTATAGTAGTGATTATGCTGATGAAGGGAATATTTTGAGGTTCTTGAAGTTGGATTCTGATGGGAATCTTAGGATTTATAGTTCAACTCAAGGTAGTGGGACTCAAAATGTGAGATGGGCTGCTTTGACTGATCAGTGTCAGGTCTTTGGATATTGTGGGAATTTTGGGGTTTGTAGTTATAATGAGACTGGTCCTGCTTGTGGATGTCCTTCAATGAATTTCGAATTTAATGATCCGAATGATAGTCGAAAAGGGTGTAAGAGGAAAGTTGATCTTAGTAATTGTCCTTCCAATTCGACGATGTTGCAGTTGGATAATGCTAAGTTCTTGACTTATCCTCCGGAATTGTCTGAGCAGATTTTTTCTGCTGGTATTTCTGCATGTAGGTTTAACTGTCTTGTTAATGGTGCTTGTGTAGCTTCTACTTCTTTAGCAGATGGTACAGGGATGTGTTATTTTAAACAGCCCAACTTCGTTAGTGGTTATCAGGCGCCAACCCTCCCGAGCACTTCATTTGTTAAGATATGTGGTCCCGCATTGCCTAATCCTTCTGCGGTTTCAGAGACTGTTCAGAAGAAAAATGGAGGAAGGGTTCCTGGCTGGGTTGTTGCGCTTGTGGTTGTGGCTAGTCTCTTGGGTTTGATCTTGTTGGAGGGTGGTTTGTGGTGGTGGTGCTTTAGGAACAGTTCGAAATTTGCATCACTGTCGTCTCAATATGCGCTTCTTGAATATGCCTCTGGTGCCCCTGTGCAGTTCACGTACAAGGAGCTTCAGCGGACAACAAAGGGTTTTAAGGAGAAGCTTGGTGCAGGAGGATTTGGGGCTGTTTATTGGGCAGTTCTGGCTAATAAGATTGTTGCTGCAGTGAAGCAGCTGGAAGGAATTGAGCAAGGCGAGAAGCAATTCAGAATGGAGGTTGCAACTATAAGTAGCACACACCATTTGAATTTGGTGAGATTAATTGGGTTTTGTTCTGAAGGACGCCACAGGCTACTGGTGTACGAGTTCATGAAAAATGGTTCTCTTGATAAGTTCCTCTTTGCGGAAGATCATTCGTCAGGAAAGCTTTTGAACTGGGAGCATCGATATAATATTGCTTTGGGGACAGCAAGAGGTATCACATACCTTCACGAGGAATGTCGAGATTGTATTGTTCACTGTGACATAAAGCCTGAGAACATATTGTTGGATGAGAACTACGCTGCCAAAGTATCAGATTTTGGCCTAGCCAAGCTCGTTAACCCAAAGGACCACAGGCATAGAACCTTGACAAGTCATGTGAGGGGTACTAGAGGATACTTGGCTCCAGAGTGGCTGGCCAATCTTCCTATAACATCCAAATCTGACGTGTACAGTTATGGTATGGTGTTACTGGAAATAGTGAGTGGAAAAAGGAATTTCGAAGTCTCGGAAGAGACTAGCCGGAAAAAATACTCTTCGTGGgcatttgaagaatttgaaagggGTAATACGGAGGCCATTTTGGACAAAAAGCTCTCCAAACAAGAGATGGATATGGAACAAGTTATGAGAGCAATTCAGGTGAGCTTTTGGTGCATCCAAGAGCAACCATCTCAAAGGCCAACAATGGGCAAGGTGGTTCAGATGTTAGAAGGCGTTACTGAGATTGATCGGCCACCTGCACCTAGGGCTACTGAAGGGTCCTTTACTGGAACTAGCTTAAATGCCAGTAGCACAAGCGCTTTTTCCACCTTTGCGGCCTCAGCCCCAGCTccctcttcatcatcatcattccAAACTGCAGGTTTCCAGTCTTCGGCTTCTGCAAAGAATGTTGATAAGCCATCATCATCACTTTTACACTCCGAAACTAAGTGA
- the LOC107786539 gene encoding GDSL esterase/lipase At4g16230-like, whose product MSQKQKTQILLILSFSFYAHLLSQCNCECKFGVSGTKIRGMMVFGSSLVDNGNNNFLVKSNAKANYLPYGVDFVRGPSGRFTNGKNVIDLIGENLELPQIPTFKDPETKGSCIVHGVNFASGGSGILDETGAVSGEVMSLNEQIRNLENVTLPELEVQLGCNGKEALGNYLFVVGSGGNDFSLNYFLNFPNNNATLPAFISKLINGLSHQIQRLYDLGARKFVVMSLYPNGCSPMVRARIPIPMPTDCVQAINVPLRLYNNNLRSLVDEMTQKMPGSKLVYVNVYKIIRDIIRTPTQHGFDDTKHSCCELTTIKEGGTETLCKTGGHVCSSRSKYVWFDGLHPTEAVNVVLANKVFTSDLQVEVYPTNVKNLAEQ is encoded by the exons ATGTCTCAAAAGCAAAAAACTCAAATTCTTCTCATCTTGAGCTTCTCTTTTTATGCTCATCTTCTTTCTCAATGCAACTGTGAATGCAAATTTGGCGTATCAGGCACAAAAATCCGAGGGATGATGGTATTTGGCAGCTCATTGGTTGATAATGGGAACAACAATTTTCTTGTAAAATCAAACGCAAAGGCAAATTACTTGCCTTATGGAGTAGATTTTGTAAGGGGACCAAGTGGTAGATTTACAAATGGGAAGAATGTGATTGATCTTATTGGTGAGAATTTAGAGCTTCCTCAAATTCCAACATTTAAAGATCCAGAAACTAAAGGAAGTTGCATCGTTCATGGTGTTAACTTTGCTTCTGGTGGTTCTGGGATTCTTGATGAAACTGGTGCTGTTTCT GGGGAGGTGATGAGCTTAAATGAACAAATCAGAAACTTAGAGAATGTGACGTTGCCTGAGTTGGAAGTACAGCTGGGATGCAATGGCAAAGAAGCACTGGGAAATTACCTGTTTGTTGTGGGAAGTGGAGGCAATGATTTTTCACTCAACTACTTCTTAAACTTCCCCAACAACAATGCCACTCTTCCAGCTTTCATTTCTAAGTTGATCAATGGTCTCTCTCACCAGATCCAG AGGTTGTACGACTTGGGAGCAAGAAAATTTGTGGTAATGTCATTATATCCGAATGGGTGCAGTCCAATGGTTAGGGCAAGAATTCCCATTCCAATGCCCACTGACTGCGTACAAGCAATAAATGTACCTCTACGTCTTTACAACAATAACTTAAGGAGTTTGGTCGATGAGATGACGCAAAAAATGCCTGGTTCTAAACTAGTCTATGTTAATGTTTACAAGATCATTAGGGATATCATACGAACTCCTACTCAACATG GTTTTGATGATACAAAGCATTCGTGCTGTGAACTTACAACAATAAAGGAAGGCGGGACTGAGACTTTGTGCAAAACTGGAGGGCATGTTTGTTCAAGTAGGAGCAAATATGTGTGGTTTGATGGGTTGCATCCCACAGAAGCAGTGAACGTTGTGCTTGCTAACAAGGTCTTTACCTccgatcttcaagttgaagtctacCCTACAAATGTTAAAAACCTCGCGGAACAATAA
- the LOC107786540 gene encoding transcription termination factor MTERF4, chloroplastic-like gives MTSILRRNQSLKSILRTPKDPFFTKPTLKPYKNPQTSSTYFLPRVLNQIYFSTHSSKFPEYEMPTVTWGVIQGRKEKLVSRVIICDYLKSIGIIPDELEELELPSTVEVMRERVEFLQKIGLTVDDINEYPLMLGCSVRKNIIPVLSYLEKIGIQKSRLGEFVKNYPQCLHASVVVELVPVIKFLRGLDVEKQDIGYVLMKYPELLGFKLEGTMSTSVAYLVSIGVNPRDVGPMVTQYPYFLGMRVGTTIKPLVDYLVSLGLPKKILARMLEKRAYLLGYDLEETVKPNVNCLLSFGIRKDALPSVIAQYPQIIGLPLKAKLSSQQYFFNLKLKIDPDGFARIIEKMPQIVSLHQHVIMKPVEFLLGRGFSADDVAKMIVKCPQLVALQVGLMKNSYYFFKNDMGRPMNELVDFPDYFTYSLESRIKPRYQRLQSKGIRCSLAWFLNCSDQRFEERLYGDYIEPESSGPSFYMGGKLELPGNEIVSEEEESDDETLYRRTVSL, from the coding sequence ATGACCTCAATATTAAGAAGAAACCAATCCTTAAAATCAATCCTCAGAACCCCCAAAGACCCATTTTTTACGAAACCAACCCTTAAACCCTACAAAAACCCTCAAACCTCATCTACTTACTTCCTCCCTAGGGTACTAAACCAAATATACTTTTCGACCCATTCGTCGAAATTCCCTGAATATGAAATGCCAACTGTAACATGGGGTGTAATCCAAGGCCGTAAAGAAAAGTTGGTGTCACGTGTCATAATCTGTGATTATTTGAAAAGTATAGGAATTATCCCTGATGAATTAGAGGAGTTAGAATTACCCTCAACCGTTGAAGTTATGCGCGAACGGGTTGAGTTCTTGCAGAAAATTGGACTGACAGTTGATGATATTAATGAATACCCTTTAATGCTTGGTTGTAGTGTGAGGAAAAACATTATTCCTGTTTTGTCATACTTGGAAAAAATTGGGATTCAAAAGTCTAGGCTTGGTGAGTTTGTTAAGAACTACCCCCAATGTCTACACGCTAGTGTCGTCGTGGAGCTTGTTCCGGTTATTAAATTTCTACGAGGTCTTGATGTTGAGAAACAAGATATTGGGTATGTTTTGATGAAATATCCTGAGTTGTTAGGGTTTAAGCTTGAGGGAACAATGAGTACTTCAGTTGCTTACTTGGTTAGTATAGGGGTTAATCCGAGGGATGTAGGGCCGATGGTAACACAATATCCATATTTTCTTGGAATGAGAGTTGGGACGACGATTAAACCACTTGTGGATTATTTGGTTTCGTTGGGTTTGCCAAAGAAAATCTTGGCGAGGATGTTGGAGAAGCGAGCATATCTACTTGGTTATGATCTTGAAGAGACGGTGAAACCTAATGTGAATTGCTTACTCAGTTTTGGAATTAGGAAGGATGCTTTGCCTTCTGTTATTGCACAATATCCACAAATTATTGGTTTGCCTTTGAAGGCTAAGCTGTCGTCGCAACAGTATTTCTTTAACTTAAAGCTCAAGATTGATCCTGATGGTTTTGCTCGAATAATCGAGAAGATGCCGCAAATTGTTAGCCTACACCAGCATGTGATAATGAAACCTGTTGAGTTCCTTCTTGGACGGGGATTTTCAGCTGATGATGTGGCGAAGATGATTGTTAAATGTCCTCAGTTAGTTGCTTTGCAAGTTGGCCTCATGAAAAATAGCTATTACTTTTTCAAGAATGATATGGGTAGACCAATGAACGAACTTGTGGACTTCCCGGACTACTTCACATACAGCTTGGAATCGAGAATCAAACCCAGGTACCAGAGGTTGCAAAGCAAAGGAATCAGATGTTCTTTGGCTTGGTTTCTCAATTGTAGTGACCAAAGATTTGAAGAGAGATTGTATGGTGATTATATAGAGCCTGAAAGTTCTGGTCCGTCATTTTATATGGGTGGGAAGTTAGAGCTACCAGGCAATGAGATCGTATCAGAAGAGGAGGAAAGTGATGATGAAACACTTTATAGACGCACTGTCTCATTGTAG